From the genome of Acidimicrobiia bacterium, one region includes:
- a CDS encoding DMT family transporter — MTGPGAAPSSKPIRRPTATHIRGLVGVSFISFSSTLVKLADSSPNTVTFFRAIYAIPLLVLVWAPRRAKDLRTRRARAMAIGSGLILSVDLMLFHAAIDAIGASLGLVLANLQVLFVALAAYLVYRDRPSRAALVALPAVLVGAAFLSGLGRIDSFGDDPGRGVLLGVGAAMAYAAFLMTFRSANTSPAPPAGPLLDATVGAAAGALLLGIFDSGFDLVPSWPSHGWLALMALTVQVAGWLLIGATLPLLPALAGSFLILLQPVLGLVWGTTLLGESISVLQSFGVLFILGGIALVTVRGSVRGARQPSHDPG, encoded by the coding sequence GTGACCGGGCCGGGCGCCGCTCCGAGCTCAAAGCCGATCCGGCGGCCGACGGCGACCCATATTCGGGGTTTGGTCGGCGTCTCGTTCATCTCGTTTTCCTCGACCCTCGTCAAGCTGGCGGATTCGTCACCCAACACGGTCACGTTCTTTCGCGCAATCTACGCGATTCCGCTCCTGGTCCTCGTGTGGGCACCCCGGCGAGCCAAGGATCTGAGAACCCGTCGGGCACGAGCCATGGCCATCGGGTCTGGTTTGATCCTGTCCGTCGACCTGATGCTCTTTCATGCAGCCATCGACGCCATCGGAGCGTCCCTCGGCCTGGTGCTTGCCAACCTCCAGGTGTTGTTCGTCGCCCTGGCGGCCTACCTCGTGTATCGGGACCGGCCGAGCCGGGCGGCGCTCGTCGCTCTGCCTGCCGTCCTGGTGGGAGCGGCGTTCCTATCCGGTCTCGGACGTATCGACAGTTTCGGAGACGACCCGGGGCGGGGCGTGCTGCTCGGAGTTGGAGCGGCGATGGCGTACGCGGCGTTTCTAATGACGTTCCGTTCTGCCAACACCTCGCCCGCTCCGCCCGCCGGTCCGCTGCTCGACGCAACCGTCGGGGCTGCTGCCGGAGCACTGCTGCTCGGCATCTTCGACTCCGGGTTCGACCTCGTTCCCTCCTGGCCGTCCCACGGGTGGCTGGCGCTGATGGCATTGACCGTGCAAGTCGCCGGATGGCTACTCATAGGAGCCACGCTGCCGCTGCTGCCCGCACTGGCAGGATCATTCTTGATCCTCCTGCAGCCGGTGCTGGGGCTCGTCTGGGGCACCACGCTGCTCGGGGAATCGATCTCGGTTCTGCAAAGTTTCGGCGTGCTGTTCATCCTTGGGGGCATTGCCCTCGTCACGGTGCGCGGATCCGTCCGCGGAGCGCGACAGCCGTCACACGACCCGGGGTAG
- a CDS encoding wax ester/triacylglycerol synthase family O-acyltransferase: MVAYERLSSLDTSFLALETPELHMHVAAVGIFEAGPLRRADGGIDIDRIRAFVASKLQYVPRYHQRLAWVPFERHPVWVDDHEFDLAFHVRHSSLPRPGTDAQLKELVGHLVSRNLDRAKPLWELSIVEGLEDDRFALIAKVHHCMIDGLSGVDLMAVMFNVIPTEDIEPTAEWKPRQAPSGAELVAAETGRRLRNSIDLVKDLGRLAKDAQQLTGEAGRRLRAMTHSLGSGWLSAASQTPLNHRMSPNRRIDWQVTDLTQVKAVKNALGGTVNDTVLAIAAGAIREFLITNRDFPVDDLDYRVMAPVSVRSADQRGQLGNQVAMWLVSLPLEEPDPVKRLRRIQQETRTLKETDQALGASSLVQLSAGAPSTLVSMGARLAAGNIRPFNMTVTNVPGPQFPLYLLGSRLLVQVPLVPLWAEHGLGLAQFSYNGSLTWGLNADRDLVPDVRSFGEAIQSSLDSLIDAL; the protein is encoded by the coding sequence ATGGTCGCCTACGAACGACTTTCATCCCTAGACACGTCGTTCCTGGCTCTGGAGACCCCCGAGCTCCACATGCACGTGGCCGCGGTCGGCATCTTCGAAGCAGGGCCGCTTCGACGCGCCGACGGCGGCATCGATATCGATCGAATTCGTGCCTTCGTCGCCTCCAAACTGCAATACGTTCCCCGGTACCACCAGAGACTGGCGTGGGTTCCATTCGAACGGCATCCCGTTTGGGTGGACGACCACGAGTTCGATCTGGCCTTCCACGTCCGCCACTCCAGCCTGCCGCGGCCCGGCACCGACGCGCAGCTCAAGGAACTCGTCGGCCACCTCGTTTCTCGCAACCTCGACCGCGCCAAGCCCCTCTGGGAACTATCCATCGTTGAGGGCCTCGAGGATGATCGATTCGCATTGATTGCCAAGGTGCATCACTGCATGATCGACGGACTGTCGGGGGTCGATCTCATGGCGGTCATGTTCAACGTCATCCCGACCGAAGACATCGAACCGACCGCCGAGTGGAAGCCGCGCCAGGCTCCTTCGGGTGCCGAACTCGTCGCCGCAGAGACCGGGAGGCGACTGCGCAATTCAATCGATCTGGTCAAAGATCTCGGACGGCTGGCCAAAGACGCGCAGCAGTTGACCGGCGAAGCAGGACGACGGTTGCGAGCCATGACTCATTCGCTCGGTTCGGGATGGCTCAGCGCAGCCTCACAGACTCCACTCAACCACCGCATGAGCCCGAACCGCCGCATCGACTGGCAGGTCACCGACCTGACCCAGGTCAAAGCAGTCAAGAACGCGCTCGGCGGGACCGTCAACGACACGGTGCTCGCCATCGCCGCGGGAGCGATCCGGGAGTTCCTCATCACAAACAGGGACTTCCCGGTTGACGATCTCGACTACCGGGTCATGGCACCGGTCAGCGTTCGCTCTGCCGATCAACGGGGACAACTCGGCAACCAGGTCGCCATGTGGCTGGTCTCACTGCCTCTCGAGGAACCCGATCCGGTGAAGCGTCTCCGGCGGATCCAGCAGGAAACCAGAACCCTCAAGGAGACCGACCAGGCATTAGGCGCCTCCAGCCTGGTCCAACTGAGCGCCGGCGCTCCGAGCACCCTCGTGTCGATGGGAGCCAGATTGGCTGCCGGAAACATCCGGCCCTTCAACATGACGGTCACCAACGTACCGGGGCCACAATTCCCTCTCTATCTGCTTGGATCGCGCTTGCTGGTGCAGGTGCCCCTCGTGCCCCTCTGGGCTGAACATGGGCTCGGCCTGGCCCAGTTCAGTTACAACGGATCGCTGACCTGGGGTCTCAACGCCGATCGAGACCTCGTCCCGGACGTCCGCAGCTTCGGCGAGGCGATCCAATCATCGCTCGACTCGCTGATCGACGCGCTCTGA